The Arachis duranensis cultivar V14167 unplaced genomic scaffold, aradu.V14167.gnm2.J7QH unplaced_Scaffold_185025, whole genome shotgun sequence genome includes a window with the following:
- the LOC107472590 gene encoding heavy metal-associated isoprenylated plant protein 3-like translates to MDAKALVGSLTNRLKRKVEVVPPRKDNKDADKAKAKEKEKDKDKGKEKEGIIAGGKNKKKSGGDGDGEGKLKQNKMESPTLMPYNGGYGYDYNYGSFYMGQVHAPQIFSEENPNACSIM, encoded by the coding sequence ATGGACGCCAAAGCTCTGGTGGGGAGCTTGACCAACAGGCTCAAGAGGAAGGTCGAAGTTGTCCCTCCTAGGAAGGACAATAAGGATGCTGACAAAGCTAAAgctaaagagaaagagaaagacaaagacaaaggcaaagaaaaagaaggaattaTAGCTGgtggaaagaacaagaaaaagagtggtggtgatggtgatggGGAGGGAAAATTGAAGCAGAACAAAATGGAGTCCCCAACATTGATGCCATATAATGGTGGTTATGGCTATGACTACAACTATGGGTCATTTTACATGGGACAAGTCCATGCACCACAGATCTTCagtgaagaaaatccaaatgcTTGTTCTATTATGTGA
- the LOC107472591 gene encoding uncharacterized protein LOC107472591, whose translation MESTNHNNLLHHHHLLQDQQKPHDNNNVEACSSSCYGVGSSHSWSSPNTTMDGDDNLKIQDYLGYNNNEENKDMMMSNGRLLMKNLSQEEQYYSTSSTNAQSHYHNYIGGNNNNNNNNINKAYISIYPTINVSNLNHPSAEISSSIMHHHQPLDLLTSTTTSSSSKDHHHHHGLNGQLFTENLFHNIIGLDDHHMQHSTTSI comes from the exons ATGGAATCTACCAACCATAATAATctccttcatcatcatcatcttcttcaagACCAACAAAAACCAcatgataataataatgttgaGGCTTGTTCTTCATCTTGCTATGGTGTTGGAAGCAGCCATTCTTGGAGCTCACCAAATACAACTAT GGATGGTGATGATAACTTGAAGATCCAAGATTATTTAGGTTACAATAATAATGAAGAGAACAAAGATATGATGATGAGTAATGGGAGGCTCTTAATGAAGAACCTTTCTCAAGAAGAGCAATATTACTCCACTTCTTCCACTAATGCACAAAGTCATTATCATAATTATATTGgtggtaataataataataataataataatattaataaggCCTATATTAGTATATATCCAACCATAAATGTCTCAAATTTGAACCACCCATCAGCAGAAATTTCTTCAAGCATAATGCATCATCATCAGCCCTTAGATCTGTTAACCTcaacaacaacatcatcatcttcaaaggatcatcatcatcatcatggtcTTAATGGTCAATTATTTACAGAAAACCTTTTCCATAATATTATTGGTCTTGATGATCATCATATGCAGCACTCCACTACTAGTATT